Proteins encoded by one window of Salicibibacter halophilus:
- the pfkB gene encoding 1-phosphofructokinase has protein sequence MIYTLTLNPAVDYIARVPDFEMGKINRSEEDRKYPGGKGINVSRVLHRLGYDNTALGFVGGFTGRFLKETLEEENIKTDFVSIQDDTRLNIKLKTLEETEINGKSPRITEGNMSELKQKFELLEEGDTLVLAGSLPKTVSSDTYHDIVRSLMPKGIRCYVDTNGGALHHTLRARPFFTKPNHHELAELYGVSIDSLSEAATYGRQLQKDYRVPHILVSMASRGALYIGEEKMIHIKSPKGTLVNSVGAGDSTVAGFLAKYEETNDLREAAVYAVAAGSASAFSEGFCTKAEVDRFSSTMRGEYLNI, from the coding sequence GTGATCTATACATTAACGCTCAATCCGGCCGTGGATTATATCGCGCGAGTCCCTGATTTCGAAATGGGCAAGATTAATCGGTCAGAAGAGGATAGGAAGTATCCGGGGGGCAAGGGAATTAACGTTTCCAGGGTTCTGCACCGACTCGGTTATGATAATACGGCACTTGGCTTTGTCGGCGGTTTTACCGGCCGTTTTCTCAAAGAAACCCTCGAGGAGGAAAATATTAAGACGGATTTCGTCTCCATTCAGGATGACACGCGCCTGAATATTAAATTGAAAACGTTGGAGGAAACTGAAATAAACGGGAAGTCTCCCCGAATTACTGAGGGTAATATGTCCGAGTTAAAACAAAAGTTCGAATTGCTGGAGGAGGGGGATACGCTCGTATTGGCAGGTAGCTTGCCCAAAACAGTTTCATCCGACACGTACCATGACATTGTCCGTTCATTGATGCCCAAAGGCATCCGTTGTTACGTGGATACAAACGGCGGGGCGCTTCATCATACGTTACGGGCACGGCCATTTTTTACGAAACCGAACCACCATGAGCTAGCGGAACTCTATGGCGTTTCGATTGATTCATTGTCTGAAGCAGCCACTTATGGAAGACAATTACAAAAGGACTATCGGGTACCGCATATACTTGTCTCCATGGCAAGCCGTGGAGCGCTTTATATCGGAGAGGAGAAGATGATACACATAAAGTCTCCTAAGGGAACGCTTGTCAATTCTGTTGGTGCCGGTGATTCAACCGTCGCGGGCTTTCTCGCGAAGTACGAAGAAACGAATGATTTACGTGAAGCGGCAGTGTACGCTGTTGCCGCGGGGAGCGCGAGTGCATTTTCCGAAGGTTTCTGCACGAAAGCGGAAGTGGATCGATTCAGCAGTACCATGCGCGGCGAGTATTTAAATATTTAG
- a CDS encoding DeoR/GlpR family DNA-binding transcription regulator, with translation MLHVERQEAILQLLQKKENVSIQQLIDETSASESTIRRDLIELEKEQQLKRVHGGASLAKRRKEEPTIAEKTSKNRKEKVAVARYAAGLVQDKDCIFLDAGTTTIEMIPVLADKGVIVVTNGTQHVQRLIDYDIETYITGGRVKKETAALIGPKVVRALSEYRFDKCFLGMNGIHEQHGYTTPDPEEAMIKETALQLGSQSYVLVDHSKLGEVSFARVAGLGEAGLIASADGEEAGFERFREFTEVRTVKL, from the coding sequence ATGTTACATGTAGAACGGCAAGAAGCGATTCTTCAGCTTCTGCAAAAGAAAGAAAACGTCTCGATTCAGCAATTAATCGATGAGACAAGTGCATCGGAATCTACCATTCGCAGAGATTTAATTGAATTGGAAAAGGAGCAACAGCTCAAAAGAGTGCACGGTGGCGCCTCGCTAGCGAAAAGGAGAAAAGAAGAGCCCACGATCGCGGAGAAAACGTCCAAAAATCGGAAAGAGAAGGTAGCTGTTGCCAGATACGCCGCCGGTCTCGTTCAAGATAAAGATTGTATTTTTCTCGATGCTGGCACGACCACGATTGAGATGATCCCTGTTCTTGCCGATAAAGGTGTTATCGTTGTAACGAACGGGACCCAGCATGTCCAGCGGCTCATTGATTATGACATTGAAACGTATATCACTGGCGGCAGGGTAAAAAAAGAAACCGCCGCACTCATCGGCCCGAAAGTAGTGAGAGCACTGTCAGAATATCGTTTTGACAAATGTTTTCTCGGGATGAACGGTATTCATGAACAACATGGGTACACGACCCCGGACCCCGAGGAAGCCATGATAAAAGAAACCGCCTTGCAGCTTGGGAGTCAATCGTATGTGCTTGTCGATCACTCGAAGCTGGGAGAAGTATCATTCGCCAGGGTTGCCGGCCTGGGTGAAGCAGGGTTGATTGCCTCTGCTGATGGAGAAGAAGCAGGTTTTGAACGTTTCCGGGAATTTACAGAAGTAAGGACTGTGAAGTTGTGA
- a CDS encoding SPL family radical SAM protein — protein MQSELLYKYPKTILNKGTGFLSGYSHSLNPYTGCAYGCSFCYVRQMPVSTFRDGEWGSWVDVKKGAAELLQKELTRAKKKGDPVTIFMSSSTDPYQPAEHKERITRSLLEVMIDNPPDFFFVQTRSPMAHRDIDLFLRLEDRIRVSMTIETDREDIRKHFTPDAPAIRGRLKTLQMLKEAGVPTQATIAPLLPSSREFPDIVKTHTDRVCIDDYFMGDGSGGRRTANLGIRSKYEELGLEKWYEPVTYEKLLNLFRRVFSDDQIFVSREGFMP, from the coding sequence ATGCAAAGTGAATTGCTATATAAATACCCGAAAACGATTCTGAACAAAGGGACGGGCTTTTTATCCGGATACAGCCATTCCTTGAACCCTTATACAGGATGTGCGTACGGCTGTTCTTTTTGCTATGTTCGCCAAATGCCTGTGTCTACGTTCCGCGATGGGGAGTGGGGTTCGTGGGTTGATGTGAAAAAAGGCGCGGCGGAACTTTTGCAGAAAGAACTGACACGAGCGAAGAAAAAAGGGGACCCGGTCACGATCTTTATGTCGTCAAGCACCGATCCTTATCAACCGGCCGAGCATAAAGAGCGTATCACACGCTCGCTCCTCGAAGTTATGATCGATAATCCCCCGGATTTCTTTTTCGTGCAGACGCGAAGCCCGATGGCTCATAGAGATATTGATTTATTTTTACGCTTGGAAGATCGCATTCGCGTGAGTATGACGATCGAGACCGACCGCGAAGACATCCGCAAACACTTCACACCGGATGCCCCGGCCATTCGCGGGCGTTTAAAGACATTGCAAATGCTAAAAGAGGCAGGTGTGCCCACCCAGGCGACCATCGCGCCACTTTTGCCGAGCAGCCGGGAATTCCCGGATATCGTAAAGACTCATACCGACCGTGTGTGCATCGATGATTATTTTATGGGCGATGGAAGCGGGGGACGGCGCACCGCGAACTTGGGGATTCGATCAAAATATGAAGAACTGGGCTTGGAAAAATGGTATGAACCGGTAACTTATGAAAAGCTACTAAACCTGTTTCGGCGTGTCTTTTCCGATGATCAAATTTTTGTGAGCCGGGAAGGGTTTATGCCGTAG
- a CDS encoding DNA-3-methyladenine glycosylase family protein produces MQWEDHHALLRIFTPKPFSFKENVAYLARSADECMFEITDDKIYRALPLNHTNVLIEISAEQDQTLVARFLEGTEPQHKEDRAEVARYIWDWFDLETDLQPFYALAEKDPLLREPAAKFYGLRNVGLPDLFEALAWGILGQQINLTYAYTLKRRFVETFGEKKGSYWLFPKPEKVASLQVEELAALKMTQKKAEYLIDVANRISKGKLSKEQLLAAESFKDAESMLTGIRGIGPWTANYVLMRCLRYPSAFPIDDVGLQNAFKLMLGYDEKPTKEEIRQYAENWKGWETYATFYLWRMLY; encoded by the coding sequence ATGCAATGGGAAGATCACCACGCGCTTCTGCGGATCTTTACACCAAAACCGTTCAGCTTCAAAGAGAATGTGGCCTACTTGGCAAGATCGGCAGATGAATGTATGTTTGAAATCACAGATGATAAAATATATCGCGCACTCCCGTTAAATCATACAAACGTCCTCATTGAGATCAGCGCAGAGCAAGATCAAACCCTAGTTGCCCGCTTCCTTGAGGGAACAGAGCCACAACATAAAGAAGACCGAGCCGAAGTTGCCCGTTACATCTGGGATTGGTTTGACCTGGAGACCGACCTACAGCCTTTCTATGCATTAGCAGAAAAAGACCCATTACTCCGCGAACCCGCGGCTAAATTTTATGGATTGCGAAATGTCGGACTCCCCGATCTGTTTGAAGCCTTGGCGTGGGGCATATTGGGGCAGCAAATCAACCTTACCTATGCCTATACATTGAAGCGAAGGTTCGTGGAAACATTTGGAGAGAAAAAAGGCAGCTATTGGCTTTTCCCGAAACCGGAGAAAGTTGCGAGCCTTCAAGTCGAAGAATTGGCTGCTTTAAAAATGACACAGAAAAAAGCCGAATACCTCATTGATGTTGCGAATCGCATCTCCAAAGGCAAGTTGTCCAAAGAACAGCTGCTCGCGGCCGAGAGCTTTAAAGATGCGGAAAGCATGCTCACCGGCATCCGCGGCATCGGTCCGTGGACTGCCAATTACGTGTTAATGCGGTGTTTACGTTATCCTTCCGCCTTTCCCATTGATGATGTCGGTTTGCAAAATGCATTCAAACTTATGCTCGGATACGACGAGAAACCAACCAAGGAAGAAATCCGGCAATACGCTGAAAATTGGAAGGGCTGGGAAACTTACGCAACCTTTTACTTATGGCGAATGCTTTACTGA
- a CDS encoding manganese-dependent inorganic pyrophosphatase, with protein MSKVLVTGHKNPDTDSISSAIVYAYLKNQLGVDAQPVRLGEVNKETAYALDYFQVESPVFADENVQQSVEEIILVDHNEEQQSIDDRENFKVIEVIDHHRIANFETMDPLYYRAEPVGCTATILLKLFKEKNVDIPKDLAGLMMSAIISDSLLFKSPTCTDEDIQAARELASIADVDVESYGLEMLKAGADMSGKTPDDLLTMDAKLFEVENYQLEIAQVNTVDVADVLENKDDITKKMDEIIQEKQLSVSLFVITDILNNDSTVVARGEDSGKVECAFDVDLDDDTAVLKGVVSRKKQIAPVLMKEFSTKTKV; from the coding sequence TTGTCCAAAGTACTTGTTACTGGTCATAAAAATCCGGATACAGACTCGATTTCTTCAGCCATTGTTTATGCCTATTTGAAAAATCAATTAGGTGTTGATGCCCAACCGGTTCGCCTCGGTGAAGTAAATAAAGAAACGGCTTATGCGCTTGATTATTTTCAAGTTGAGTCGCCGGTTTTTGCTGATGAGAATGTTCAACAGAGTGTCGAAGAAATTATTCTCGTTGACCACAACGAAGAACAACAAAGCATAGACGACAGGGAAAATTTTAAAGTCATTGAGGTGATTGACCATCACCGCATTGCCAACTTCGAAACAATGGACCCACTCTACTATCGCGCGGAACCTGTAGGGTGTACGGCAACGATTTTGCTGAAGTTGTTTAAGGAGAAAAATGTTGACATCCCGAAAGATTTGGCGGGCCTCATGATGTCGGCAATCATTTCCGATTCATTGTTGTTCAAATCACCAACGTGCACGGATGAAGATATTCAAGCAGCCCGTGAATTGGCAAGCATCGCAGATGTGGATGTGGAAAGCTATGGGTTGGAAATGCTCAAAGCCGGGGCTGATATGAGTGGGAAAACGCCGGATGATCTATTAACCATGGATGCAAAACTGTTTGAAGTTGAAAATTACCAATTGGAAATCGCGCAAGTGAACACCGTCGATGTGGCGGATGTGCTTGAAAATAAAGATGATATTACCAAGAAAATGGATGAAATCATCCAAGAAAAACAATTATCGGTATCTCTATTTGTCATTACCGACATTCTCAATAATGATTCCACTGTCGTCGCCAGAGGTGAAGATAGCGGCAAAGTTGAGTGCGCCTTTGATGTAGATCTTGATGATGACACCGCGGTGTTAAAAGGGGTCGTTTCCCGTAAAAAACAAATCGCTCCGGTATTGATGAAGGAATTCTCTACAAAGACAAAAGTTTAA
- a CDS encoding methyl-accepting chemotaxis protein yields the protein MNRGRFRFGIRNKLILGVTGISFLTYGVSALIIFFLSDVFAGRLGISEDGLILAVLLLGLAWNAVFAFLLAPVITKPIGLVTDAARLTAEGNIQAKVSVTKSDDELRDLALAFNEMSQNLRVIVQEIDHHSTHTHARADELSASAQEVANRSEEIAGTVGEIASGAENSAQAIQSIAESMEDITKIADDVHHRATSSKEASAEMVTILQKSRENTLSLWDGINEMENRSEKSLEALAKLEAGAREVEEIINLVGDIADQTNLLALNASIEAARAGEHGRGFAVVANEVRNLADESSSAVRNVTTLIKNIQADVSRVATEIETQVEISGREASKGTNTKYVIDNLVSSVTNVAESVETITQLVGEQREAVQQTSHQSQEVAAIAEETSAGAQQVTATSESQSEMISASAETASALAKQAEDLQKTIAKFST from the coding sequence ATGAATCGTGGACGTTTTCGGTTTGGCATTCGCAACAAATTGATTTTGGGTGTGACTGGAATTTCGTTTCTTACATATGGTGTAAGTGCGCTTATTATTTTTTTTCTATCTGATGTCTTCGCGGGTCGCTTGGGTATTTCCGAGGACGGGCTGATTCTAGCCGTTCTGTTGCTTGGGCTGGCTTGGAACGCGGTGTTTGCCTTTTTGCTCGCGCCCGTGATCACGAAACCGATCGGATTGGTGACGGATGCCGCGAGGCTAACGGCTGAAGGAAACATTCAAGCAAAGGTCTCCGTGACCAAGTCCGATGATGAACTGCGAGACCTTGCACTCGCTTTTAATGAAATGAGTCAAAACCTTCGGGTCATCGTGCAAGAGATCGATCACCATTCAACACATACCCATGCACGGGCAGATGAGTTGTCCGCTTCGGCCCAAGAAGTTGCGAACCGTTCGGAAGAAATCGCCGGCACCGTTGGAGAGATTGCGTCCGGGGCGGAAAATTCGGCCCAAGCCATTCAATCCATTGCCGAATCGATGGAAGATATCACAAAAATCGCCGATGATGTTCATCATCGGGCCACTTCTTCAAAAGAAGCATCAGCGGAAATGGTAACCATTTTACAAAAAAGCCGTGAAAATACACTTTCCCTTTGGGACGGAATCAATGAAATGGAAAACAGAAGCGAGAAATCTTTGGAAGCGTTGGCTAAACTTGAAGCAGGCGCACGGGAAGTCGAGGAAATCATCAATCTTGTCGGAGACATCGCAGATCAGACAAATTTACTTGCCTTAAATGCTTCCATTGAAGCGGCAAGGGCCGGGGAACATGGCAGAGGGTTTGCGGTGGTCGCAAATGAGGTCAGAAACCTCGCGGATGAAAGTTCGTCCGCTGTCCGGAATGTAACGACGCTGATTAAAAATATCCAGGCTGATGTAAGCCGGGTCGCCACAGAGATTGAAACCCAAGTGGAAATATCGGGCCGGGAAGCTTCCAAAGGCACAAACACAAAATACGTCATCGACAACCTTGTCTCTTCCGTCACCAATGTTGCCGAATCCGTCGAAACGATTACACAGCTTGTGGGGGAGCAAAGAGAGGCGGTTCAGCAGACCTCCCATCAGTCACAGGAAGTGGCCGCGATTGCCGAGGAAACATCTGCAGGCGCCCAACAAGTAACGGCAACAAGCGAATCGCAAAGCGAGATGATCAGCGCCAGTGCGGAAACAGCATCCGCGTTAGCAAAGCAAGCGGAAGATTTGCAAAAAACGATTGCAAAATTTTCTACCTAA
- a CDS encoding alpha/beta hydrolase family protein, whose translation MVENVEVSQFLQVAKVSGPAFDPVENRLSFITDAETGLPQLWSYDFITGHKMQVLNTDDRVMFMNYLPDSSARIIGMDANGNERKQLYLADTRNNLHRLTPDDNAIYQYGGASSDGRWIAWASNERRPAYYDLYIAEIASGKIHMVYEGNATYNIMTWHPDGKHLLVQEKFTNLYNCLGLLDLSDGTIEWITPRHIYASYSNPTFSKDGKTLYIISNRDREFKSLAKINMASYELTWLYEHDWDAGNLTMDQMGTKLAYTTNEAGSYRGWLYDLEDDQFMDWNVGMGTIGDLSFNTDGSKLVFIFNGPTSTADVWTLETSQLKINRLHCTSTTPSFEDNLRKPNVYKIHSFDGLEIPSFLYMPTNLKEKAPLVFWVHGGPESQTKAEYHPVIQCLVNLGYIICAPNVRGSRGYGRTYIQLDDVRKRMDSVQDLVEIADALKKEPEVDEHRVAVTGRSYGGFMVLAAVSHYPNVFNAGISLVGISSFRTFLENTGPWRRKLREIEYGTIEEDGAFFDQIDPIHHTDRITAPLLVSHGANDPRVPIAETEQMITDLRARNHPIDYIRFEDEGHGIVKMKNQIRAYTGMVEFLEKHFN comes from the coding sequence ATGGTCGAGAACGTGGAAGTGAGTCAATTTTTGCAAGTAGCGAAAGTCTCCGGACCGGCATTTGATCCGGTGGAAAATCGATTATCTTTTATCACCGATGCGGAGACAGGGCTTCCGCAATTATGGTCGTATGATTTTATTACAGGACATAAAATGCAAGTGCTTAACACTGATGACCGGGTGATGTTTATGAACTATCTTCCGGACTCATCCGCGCGCATCATTGGCATGGATGCAAATGGAAATGAGCGTAAGCAACTGTACCTGGCAGATACCCGGAATAACCTCCATCGGCTTACTCCTGATGACAATGCGATTTATCAGTATGGCGGAGCATCTTCAGATGGTCGCTGGATCGCTTGGGCCAGTAATGAAAGACGTCCTGCCTATTACGATCTCTATATTGCAGAGATTGCTTCCGGAAAAATTCATATGGTTTACGAGGGCAATGCGACTTATAATATTATGACTTGGCATCCTGACGGCAAGCATTTGCTTGTCCAGGAAAAGTTCACGAATCTTTATAACTGTCTAGGTTTATTGGATCTTTCCGATGGTACCATCGAGTGGATCACGCCCCGCCACATATACGCGTCCTACAGCAATCCTACGTTTAGCAAAGACGGAAAAACGCTTTATATCATAAGCAATCGCGATCGGGAGTTCAAGTCCCTAGCAAAAATAAATATGGCGAGCTATGAACTTACATGGTTGTACGAGCACGATTGGGATGCAGGGAACTTAACGATGGATCAAATGGGAACGAAACTCGCGTATACGACGAATGAAGCAGGCAGCTATCGAGGTTGGCTCTATGACTTGGAAGATGATCAGTTTATGGATTGGAACGTCGGCATGGGAACGATCGGGGATTTATCATTTAACACGGACGGATCGAAACTTGTGTTTATTTTCAATGGTCCGACGTCAACAGCGGACGTATGGACGTTGGAAACATCGCAATTAAAAATAAACAGGCTGCACTGCACGTCAACAACACCGTCGTTTGAAGATAACCTCCGAAAGCCTAACGTTTATAAAATACATTCATTTGATGGTCTTGAAATCCCTTCTTTTCTCTATATGCCAACGAATCTTAAAGAGAAAGCTCCATTGGTATTTTGGGTCCATGGAGGACCGGAAAGTCAAACGAAAGCCGAATATCACCCAGTTATTCAATGTTTGGTGAACCTCGGCTATATCATCTGTGCCCCCAATGTTCGCGGCAGCCGCGGTTACGGGCGCACATACATTCAATTGGACGACGTTCGTAAACGCATGGATTCAGTGCAAGACCTGGTCGAAATCGCTGATGCTTTGAAAAAAGAACCAGAGGTCGATGAACATCGGGTGGCCGTCACCGGGCGCAGTTATGGCGGTTTCATGGTGCTTGCCGCGGTAAGTCACTATCCTAATGTGTTTAACGCCGGCATATCGCTCGTCGGCATTTCCAGCTTTCGTACGTTCCTTGAGAACACCGGTCCGTGGCGCCGGAAACTACGCGAAATCGAATATGGCACTATTGAAGAAGACGGTGCGTTTTTTGATCAAATCGACCCGATTCATCACACCGATCGCATTACCGCGCCATTGCTCGTTTCCCACGGCGCCAATGACCCAAGGGTTCCGATCGCGGAAACCGAGCAAATGATCACGGATCTAAGAGCAAGAAATCACCCCATCGATTATATCCGTTTTGAAGATGAAGGACATGGCATCGTGAAAATGAAAAATCAGATCAGGGCATACACGGGAATGGTGGAGTTTTTGGAGAAGCATTTTAACTAA
- a CDS encoding polysaccharide deacetylase family protein, with protein MAQFWVINRRKGAQYIFIAAIAFCAACLILLEKPFIAVFTEEDGPSAFSSAETDEREVALTFNVSWGEEHVEPILDTLQEKETTAAFFVSGVWAERHTELLDRMLEEGHDIGNYGFQFKPYPDRDNEDMRKDMREGHNTIEEATGESPVFFRPPAGIFDTEVLEAAEQMDYSVIHWGADGKDWQNPGADRIVSNLMESVGPGDVIMLDASDSAKQTAEALPKIIDELHNDDYNFTSIEALMSGAETNYEEL; from the coding sequence TTGGCACAGTTTTGGGTAATTAACAGAAGAAAAGGGGCGCAGTACATTTTTATAGCAGCCATTGCTTTTTGTGCCGCTTGTTTAATTTTGTTAGAAAAGCCATTTATCGCAGTATTCACCGAAGAAGATGGGCCATCGGCTTTTTCAAGTGCGGAGACCGACGAGCGGGAAGTTGCGCTTACCTTTAATGTCAGCTGGGGGGAGGAGCATGTAGAACCCATTTTGGACACCCTTCAAGAAAAAGAAACGACAGCTGCTTTCTTCGTGTCAGGTGTGTGGGCAGAACGCCATACCGAATTATTGGATCGCATGCTTGAAGAAGGGCATGACATTGGCAACTACGGGTTTCAATTCAAGCCATATCCCGATCGGGACAACGAAGACATGCGCAAGGATATGCGAGAGGGGCATAATACGATTGAAGAAGCAACAGGCGAATCCCCTGTCTTCTTCCGTCCACCGGCAGGAATATTTGATACGGAAGTGCTGGAAGCCGCCGAGCAAATGGACTATTCCGTTATTCACTGGGGGGCGGATGGAAAGGACTGGCAAAACCCGGGCGCTGACCGGATCGTATCGAACTTAATGGAAAGTGTCGGCCCCGGCGATGTCATTATGCTTGACGCTTCTGATTCGGCAAAACAAACGGCAGAAGCTTTGCCAAAAATTATCGACGAGTTGCACAACGACGATTACAATTTTACTTCTATTGAAGCATTAATGAGCGGCGCAGAAACAAATTATGAGGAGTTATAA
- a CDS encoding lysine N(6)-hydroxylase/L-ornithine N(5)-oxygenase family protein, whose product MAKEIYDVIGIGIGPFNLGLAALIEEGAPDLKARFLEKEPTFEWHPGMLIDQADLQVSFLADLVTFANPKSKYTFLNYLHEHGRLLSFYFFKKFNIPRLEYNAYCQWTAGSLGNCTFGHEVTNVTYDRKQGYYVIEGKNSETLYARHLTLGTGSIPLVPPPLEGKTNEDVIHSSDYLYHENGLKHSGAITVVGSGQSAAEIFYDLLQDQERYGYTLTWYTRSPGFFQLEESSIGQELFSPEYVDYFHGLSYDDRQQALEFLDPLRNGVQKKTLLEIYELLYHRSVERKRSPAKIQALTEVNDVKASGNHYILSCRQWQKEQEFEHRTEKVVLATGYKPLVPDWLEKMGDELEWESEKEFKVTRDYRLVFKDERPNHLFSLTNLEHSHGTSATNLALSVKRNQHIVNLLTGEETYPVYRDNLFQQFMESDE is encoded by the coding sequence ATGGCTAAAGAGATCTATGACGTCATCGGCATCGGGATCGGACCGTTTAATCTCGGGCTAGCCGCGTTAATAGAAGAAGGAGCTCCCGATTTAAAGGCGCGCTTTCTCGAAAAGGAACCGACATTTGAATGGCATCCGGGGATGTTGATTGACCAGGCGGATTTGCAAGTATCTTTTTTGGCAGATTTAGTTACTTTTGCCAATCCGAAAAGCAAATACACATTTTTAAACTACTTACACGAACATGGCCGCTTGCTTTCTTTTTATTTTTTCAAGAAATTCAACATCCCGAGGCTGGAATACAATGCGTATTGCCAGTGGACCGCCGGCTCCTTGGGCAACTGCACGTTTGGGCATGAAGTAACGAACGTTACCTATGACCGTAAACAAGGATATTATGTAATTGAAGGAAAAAATTCGGAGACGTTGTATGCCCGTCATTTAACGCTTGGAACGGGAAGCATCCCATTAGTCCCGCCGCCGCTTGAAGGGAAAACGAATGAGGATGTCATTCATTCAAGTGATTATTTATATCATGAAAATGGATTAAAACATTCCGGTGCCATCACGGTTGTTGGTTCGGGACAGAGTGCCGCCGAGATTTTCTATGACTTGTTGCAAGACCAAGAAAGATATGGATATACATTGACATGGTACACGCGATCCCCGGGTTTTTTTCAATTGGAAGAAAGTAGCATCGGCCAGGAACTATTTTCGCCTGAGTATGTGGATTATTTTCATGGCCTTTCGTATGACGATCGCCAACAGGCGTTAGAGTTTTTGGATCCGTTACGAAACGGTGTGCAGAAAAAAACGTTATTGGAAATTTACGAATTGCTCTACCATCGCTCCGTGGAACGAAAGCGATCGCCGGCAAAGATTCAGGCGTTAACGGAAGTCAATGATGTGAAGGCTTCCGGCAACCATTACATTCTATCCTGCCGGCAATGGCAAAAGGAGCAGGAATTCGAGCACCGAACGGAAAAGGTCGTTCTTGCGACCGGATATAAACCGCTCGTGCCTGATTGGCTGGAGAAAATGGGGGACGAATTGGAGTGGGAGAGCGAAAAGGAGTTTAAAGTAACAAGGGATTACCGGCTTGTTTTCAAAGACGAGCGCCCGAATCACTTATTTTCGTTAACGAATCTCGAGCACTCCCATGGAACGAGTGCCACCAATCTTGCCCTGTCTGTCAAACGAAACCAACATATCGTCAATTTGCTGACGGGAGAAGAAACGTACCCTGTTTATCGCGACAATTTGTTCCAGCAATTTATGGAAAGTGATGAATAG
- a CDS encoding KinB-signaling pathway activation protein, protein MNSRKVVFLFFSTMLVGAFGGAIAGTVLYDPLFAEGGFWNFIFGFIWLLGIGAAVSAIAQMGYFAYLLLNRLALSLFKTKKLWNRVQLFLIAFVFFDLFYFRYLAYATEDETIWGYLITPTLLLIFAAIVAYFKQRETHRRAFIPAFFFMYVITTIEWLPALIIPEVNDSSWLWIYLVPLLCANTYQLMLHHRLQND, encoded by the coding sequence GTGAACTCCAGAAAAGTCGTTTTTTTATTTTTCTCGACGATGTTAGTAGGTGCCTTTGGCGGAGCGATCGCTGGCACTGTTCTATATGACCCTCTTTTTGCAGAGGGTGGCTTTTGGAATTTCATTTTCGGGTTTATTTGGTTATTGGGCATTGGCGCGGCAGTTAGCGCGATAGCGCAGATGGGTTATTTTGCGTACTTGCTGCTAAACCGGCTTGCTTTATCGCTGTTTAAGACGAAGAAACTTTGGAACCGGGTACAGCTTTTCTTAATCGCTTTTGTATTCTTTGATCTGTTTTATTTTCGTTATCTCGCTTATGCAACCGAGGATGAAACGATTTGGGGGTATTTGATTACGCCTACATTGTTGCTTATCTTTGCGGCGATTGTCGCGTATTTCAAACAGCGGGAAACCCATAGGAGGGCGTTCATCCCTGCCTTTTTCTTTATGTATGTCATTACGACGATTGAATGGCTGCCCGCGCTCATCATTCCCGAAGTCAATGATAGCAGTTGGCTCTGGATTTATCTTGTGCCGTTGTTATGCGCAAACACGTATCAGTTGATGTTGCATCATCGTTTGCAAAACGATTAG